The following proteins are encoded in a genomic region of Polynucleobacter paludilacus:
- a CDS encoding energy transducer TonB family protein, translating to MMPALPRQTWLHLGKAQTLFEQAWRRHPLGLAICVSLIIHLIFLSFRWGLGEIQARRLNTPLSVVLVNATSHAKTQEANKLAQVDLQGGGSTLDRDATALHRARLGAEARLEVLEKQQKQMLAKLETERSKSGGQKSGEAQHIAPQFNSLEAELAKRLQIEGQGMRHQVMTSASTKSVVFAHYYDAMRQKIEAYGSSFFPRANGHPLYGSLVIVVSVDSQGRIINNPQGKDGLSIGRSSGNPELDRQALAIVRASAPFGAFPEPMQKQIDILDWIATFDFTRDSADRLELRH from the coding sequence ATGATGCCAGCGCTTCCTAGGCAGACATGGCTCCATCTGGGCAAAGCCCAGACCTTATTTGAGCAAGCTTGGCGCCGTCATCCTTTGGGATTAGCGATCTGCGTTTCTTTGATCATCCATCTGATCTTTTTATCGTTTCGCTGGGGTTTGGGAGAAATTCAAGCTCGGCGACTCAATACCCCATTGAGCGTGGTTCTAGTGAACGCGACTAGTCATGCGAAAACTCAAGAGGCAAACAAATTAGCACAAGTTGATTTACAGGGCGGCGGTTCTACCTTGGATCGGGACGCCACAGCCTTGCATCGAGCGCGCTTGGGTGCTGAGGCGCGTCTGGAGGTATTGGAGAAACAGCAAAAGCAAATGCTGGCGAAATTAGAGACCGAACGATCCAAGTCTGGCGGTCAAAAAAGTGGCGAAGCACAGCATATTGCTCCCCAGTTCAACTCCTTGGAAGCTGAGTTAGCAAAACGGCTACAAATTGAGGGGCAAGGGATGCGCCATCAAGTCATGACTAGTGCAAGTACTAAGTCAGTGGTCTTTGCCCATTACTACGACGCGATGCGACAAAAGATAGAGGCCTATGGCAGCAGCTTCTTTCCTCGCGCTAATGGGCACCCCCTCTATGGCAGCCTCGTGATTGTCGTGAGCGTTGATTCTCAGGGGCGAATTATTAATAACCCCCAAGGAAAGGATGGCCTGAGTATTGGCCGTAGCTCTGGAAATCCTGAGCTGGATCGTCAAGCTCTCGCGATTGTGCGAGCCTCGGCTCCGTTTGGCGCGTTCCCAGAGCCGATGCAAAAACAAATTGATATCTTGGATTGGATTGCCACCTTTGACTTCACTCGAGATAGCGCTGACCGCCTAGAGTTGCGTCATTAG
- a CDS encoding carbohydrate kinase family protein: protein MASLICGSVAYDTIMNFEGKFADQILPEQIHILNVAFLVPTMRREFGGCAGNIAYNLHLLGGDPIIMATVGGDADPYLHHFQALEIDATHIRQIKDAFTAQAMITTDQSNNQITAFHPGAMNESHLNLVSSVVDERTQSKKGQAKIGIVAPDGRQGMWEHCHQLANAEIPFIFDPGQGLPMFNGPELLELIDLASYLAVNDYEGEMLAKRTGMSLDKIAERVKALIVTKGAEGAEVYSGGKKIAIPPVPAAKVVDPTGCGDAFRGGLLYGLENGMDWETTGRLASLMGSIKITHQGPQNHKPSKDEISAQFKTAFGFHF from the coding sequence ATGGCCAGCTTAATTTGCGGTTCAGTCGCTTACGACACCATCATGAACTTTGAAGGCAAATTTGCTGATCAAATTCTTCCTGAGCAAATTCATATTCTCAATGTGGCCTTTCTAGTACCCACTATGCGTCGAGAATTCGGGGGCTGTGCAGGCAATATTGCCTATAACTTGCATCTCCTCGGCGGGGATCCCATCATCATGGCAACAGTCGGTGGTGATGCTGATCCTTACCTACATCATTTCCAAGCACTCGAGATTGATGCCACCCATATTCGCCAGATCAAAGATGCTTTTACAGCGCAAGCAATGATCACGACCGATCAATCCAACAATCAAATTACGGCCTTTCATCCTGGCGCCATGAATGAATCGCACCTCAATTTAGTCTCTAGCGTAGTTGACGAACGCACCCAAAGCAAAAAGGGACAAGCCAAAATCGGTATTGTGGCCCCAGATGGTCGTCAAGGGATGTGGGAACACTGTCATCAATTGGCTAACGCAGAAATCCCATTCATCTTTGATCCGGGACAGGGTTTGCCCATGTTTAATGGCCCTGAATTATTAGAATTGATCGATTTGGCTAGCTACCTTGCAGTCAATGACTACGAAGGTGAAATGCTTGCCAAAAGAACCGGGATGAGTCTAGACAAAATTGCTGAGCGGGTGAAGGCGCTGATTGTGACCAAGGGTGCCGAAGGTGCTGAAGTTTATTCAGGCGGCAAAAAGATTGCTATTCCCCCAGTACCCGCCGCCAAAGTTGTTGATCCTACCGGCTGTGGCGACGCATTCAGAGGTGGTCTCCTCTATGGCCTCGAAAATGGCATGGACTGGGAAACCACTGGCCGACTGGCTAGCCTAATGGGCTCCATCAAAATTACCCACCAAGGGCCGCAAAACCACAAACCCTCCAAAGATGAGATTAGCGCCCAGTTCAAAACTGCTTTTGGCTTTCACTTCTAA
- the fabG gene encoding 3-oxoacyl-ACP reductase FabG yields the protein MSERLKDKVAIITGAAKGIGFATAKRFAEEGAKVMIADVSLEAVKSAAAQIPNAEPYIVNVTDRASIQSAVDQILERHGKIDILINNAGITQDARLVKMTEAQFDAVIDVNLKGVFNCTQLVVPHMLEKGKGAVVNASSVVGIYGNFGQTNYSATKFGVIGFTKTWARELGAKGVRVNAICPGFISTEMVKAMPENVLQDIEKRSWLGRLGTPEEMANVYLFLASDEASYVNGVALEASGGISL from the coding sequence ATGAGCGAAAGACTGAAAGATAAGGTTGCCATCATTACTGGTGCCGCTAAAGGTATTGGCTTTGCAACTGCCAAGCGTTTTGCCGAGGAGGGCGCAAAAGTAATGATTGCCGATGTCAGCCTCGAAGCTGTCAAGTCTGCGGCTGCCCAGATACCCAATGCAGAGCCTTATATAGTGAATGTCACTGATCGGGCCAGTATTCAGTCAGCGGTAGATCAAATTCTGGAGCGTCATGGAAAGATCGATATTTTGATCAATAATGCCGGTATTACACAGGACGCCAGACTCGTAAAAATGACCGAGGCTCAGTTTGATGCCGTCATTGATGTCAACCTCAAGGGTGTTTTTAATTGCACTCAACTCGTCGTGCCGCACATGTTAGAAAAAGGTAAAGGTGCTGTTGTCAATGCATCGAGTGTGGTTGGCATCTACGGAAATTTTGGACAAACCAATTATTCGGCGACGAAGTTCGGCGTCATTGGATTCACTAAGACTTGGGCTCGCGAACTCGGGGCCAAGGGCGTACGAGTAAATGCTATCTGCCCTGGTTTTATTTCGACGGAGATGGTGAAAGCAATGCCAGAAAATGTTCTCCAAGATATTGAAAAACGGAGTTGGCTTGGTCGTTTGGGTACTCCAGAAGAAATGGCGAATGTGTATTTATTCTTAGCTAGTGATGAAGCAAGTTATGTCAATGGCGTTGCACTCGAAGCCAGCGGCGGAATCTCCCTTTAA
- a CDS encoding ribonuclease catalytic domain-containing protein has protein sequence MHLLFEEGGDLKIATTQSASGSGDAESWQATTLSGKKIKLKAKEVWLRFENADAHTVMSEANDLSASIDLQLLWDCAPDEEFGLVDVAQEYFGNQASIAQQLALGLALQGAPVFFRRKGRGRFQRAPLEQLQAGLAAIERKKKELEQQQVWQQDLIAGQFPETLRSIAKQLLFNPDKNTNAYKALQAACVETGESAVQLMIRCGAIDSPLAFHQEMFLKTHFPHGAEHHEQTVIDQALCDSAFAELPLAQVKAFSIDDSGTTEIDDALSVTPLEGGGHRIGIHIAAPGLVIAKDDPVDLVARHRMSTVYFPGDKMTMLPDSVIAQFSLDEGGERAALSMYVDLDENDVIQQGTLEILVERVPIVANLRLEDLEHLVTEEALAQNGAFPFQAELAILWKGAQHLHAARQERRVANGLRAEQLGLIDPNALARDFYFEIQERSGEQCVEIVPRQRGSILDTIVAEWMIFCNSRAGHLLSEHGLLGLFRAQKGWGPLRTRMQTTPGPHEGLGLDYYAWSTSPLRRYTDLVNQWQLIALAKHGVTAKMVAPFSPKDASLMGIAADFETCYQAYGEFQDRLEKYWCLRWLQQQGLPKTVFVRHLKEGMSRLEAVPLHIAIPELATHPRMTRAEVEITDLDLLQLSASARVLQIESAPVIGRDDASAS, from the coding sequence ATGCATCTTTTATTCGAAGAGGGTGGCGATCTCAAGATTGCTACCACTCAATCTGCCAGCGGTTCAGGAGATGCAGAATCGTGGCAAGCTACAACGCTCTCAGGTAAAAAAATCAAACTCAAGGCAAAAGAGGTTTGGTTGCGCTTTGAAAATGCGGATGCGCATACTGTCATGAGTGAGGCCAATGATTTGTCGGCCAGTATTGATTTGCAATTATTGTGGGACTGTGCTCCTGATGAGGAATTTGGTTTAGTTGATGTTGCGCAAGAGTATTTTGGTAATCAAGCTAGTATTGCGCAACAACTGGCTCTCGGTCTCGCATTGCAAGGTGCCCCCGTATTTTTTCGGCGCAAGGGGCGCGGACGTTTTCAGCGAGCCCCTTTAGAACAATTGCAGGCAGGTTTGGCAGCGATTGAGCGTAAGAAAAAAGAATTAGAGCAGCAACAAGTTTGGCAACAGGATTTGATTGCAGGCCAATTTCCGGAAACTTTGCGTTCTATCGCGAAGCAGTTGTTATTCAATCCTGATAAAAATACCAATGCCTACAAGGCACTGCAAGCTGCATGTGTAGAGACCGGTGAGTCTGCAGTCCAATTGATGATTCGTTGTGGAGCTATAGACTCTCCACTGGCCTTTCATCAGGAAATGTTTCTCAAGACCCATTTCCCGCATGGCGCTGAGCATCATGAGCAAACCGTCATTGACCAAGCTCTTTGTGACTCTGCTTTTGCTGAGTTGCCTCTGGCGCAGGTCAAAGCATTTTCTATTGATGACTCTGGCACCACAGAGATTGATGATGCTCTATCTGTTACTCCGCTAGAGGGTGGTGGTCACCGCATCGGCATCCATATTGCAGCCCCTGGATTAGTGATTGCAAAGGATGATCCAGTTGATTTGGTAGCACGTCATCGGATGTCGACGGTCTATTTTCCCGGTGACAAGATGACGATGTTGCCTGATTCCGTCATTGCACAATTTTCGCTTGATGAGGGTGGGGAGCGTGCCGCACTCTCAATGTATGTAGACCTTGATGAAAATGATGTAATCCAGCAGGGCACTCTCGAGATTCTGGTTGAGCGTGTACCGATTGTTGCTAACTTACGCCTTGAGGATCTCGAGCATTTAGTGACCGAAGAAGCGCTTGCGCAAAATGGGGCATTCCCATTTCAAGCGGAGTTAGCAATCTTATGGAAGGGCGCCCAACATTTGCATGCTGCTCGCCAAGAGCGACGCGTGGCAAACGGTCTGCGAGCTGAACAATTAGGCCTCATCGATCCTAATGCGCTCGCAAGAGATTTCTATTTTGAGATTCAGGAACGCTCTGGTGAACAGTGCGTTGAAATTGTGCCACGTCAGCGCGGTTCAATATTGGATACGATTGTTGCTGAGTGGATGATCTTTTGTAATAGCAGAGCAGGACATTTGCTATCAGAGCACGGCTTACTCGGTTTGTTTAGAGCCCAAAAAGGTTGGGGTCCATTGCGCACTCGGATGCAAACGACGCCAGGCCCTCATGAGGGTTTAGGTTTGGATTACTATGCTTGGTCTACGTCGCCATTGCGCCGCTATACCGATTTAGTGAATCAATGGCAATTGATTGCCTTGGCTAAGCATGGTGTTACCGCCAAAATGGTGGCACCTTTTTCTCCAAAGGATGCCAGCTTGATGGGAATCGCTGCGGATTTTGAGACCTGCTATCAAGCTTATGGTGAGTTTCAGGATCGCCTAGAAAAATATTGGTGTCTACGCTGGTTGCAACAACAGGGTTTACCTAAAACCGTTTTTGTACGACACCTCAAGGAAGGGATGTCGCGTCTTGAGGCAGTACCTTTGCATATCGCGATTCCTGAGTTAGCGACCCATCCCCGTATGACAAGAGCTGAGGTTGAAATTACGGATCTCGATTTACTGCAGCTGAGCGCAAGTGCTCGGGTATTGCAGATTGAGTCTGCACCAGTGATTGGTAGGGATGATGCCAGCGCTTCCTAG
- a CDS encoding DUF3426 domain-containing protein, with product MQGTLPSKSQGHFLVGLKKKVRPVLLVLFLILTLLFGEHMFRQTLLPALAPISDNNANTFSHRAFFVLQQIDRKLCSALGCIDRPVSDFSAWKINSASLALDHAQEGLINPSKQSILRVDINNRIGIAVLWPNLEISLTDPEETVIQTIEFSPSEWIPAQFQELHPNFLRTGAPALENIHTELVITLPNQVAGYRVRLFYPSH from the coding sequence TTGCAGGGAACTCTACCAAGCAAATCTCAGGGTCATTTTTTAGTCGGGCTCAAAAAAAAAGTTAGGCCAGTCTTGTTAGTCTTGTTTTTGATTCTGACTCTCTTGTTTGGCGAGCATATGTTTAGACAAACCCTACTCCCAGCATTAGCACCAATCTCAGATAACAATGCAAATACGTTTTCACACCGTGCTTTTTTTGTGCTGCAACAAATTGATCGCAAATTATGTAGCGCCTTAGGCTGCATAGATCGCCCTGTAAGCGATTTTTCAGCATGGAAGATCAACTCTGCCAGTCTTGCACTCGATCACGCTCAAGAGGGGCTTATAAATCCTTCTAAGCAATCTATTTTGAGAGTTGACATCAACAATCGCATTGGAATTGCTGTTTTATGGCCCAATTTAGAAATTTCTTTGACAGATCCCGAGGAAACCGTAATTCAAACGATTGAATTTTCTCCCTCCGAATGGATCCCTGCTCAGTTTCAAGAACTTCATCCCAACTTTTTGCGCACTGGCGCACCTGCTTTAGAAAATATTCATACTGAACTAGTAATTACCCTGCCCAATCAAGTGGCGGGCTACCGTGTTCGACTGTTTTATCCTTCTCACTAA
- the aroQ gene encoding type II 3-dehydroquinate dehydratase has protein sequence MSKNPSILVVQGPNLNLLGSREPEVYGKTTLEDIHRKLEQLAKSHAVSLDTFQSNHEGELIDRIQKAKQDGVDFIIINPGAFTHTSVALRDVLAGVAIPFIEVHLSNIHQREEFRKHSYLSDIAIGVICGLGALGYELAMTAAITRIQK, from the coding sequence ATGTCAAAAAATCCTTCAATTCTGGTAGTTCAAGGACCTAATCTCAATCTACTAGGTAGTCGCGAGCCCGAGGTTTATGGCAAAACCACCCTGGAAGATATCCACCGAAAGTTGGAGCAATTGGCTAAAAGCCACGCTGTGAGTCTAGATACCTTTCAAAGTAACCATGAAGGCGAGCTAATTGATCGCATTCAGAAAGCCAAACAGGATGGGGTGGATTTCATCATCATTAACCCAGGTGCTTTTACTCATACGAGCGTTGCCCTTAGGGACGTCCTGGCAGGCGTAGCTATTCCCTTCATTGAAGTTCATCTCTCAAATATTCACCAGCGAGAAGAATTCCGGAAACATTCTTATTTATCCGACATTGCTATCGGAGTGATTTGCGGTCTTGGCGCACTTGGTTACGAATTAGCAATGACAGCGGCAATTACCCGCATACAAAAATAA
- the accB gene encoding acetyl-CoA carboxylase biotin carboxyl carrier protein, with the protein MDLRKLKTLIDLVAESGISELEVNEGEDRVRIVNAGTSNTGGGQVVYANPTPMQAMQSVPAPLASSASAPAAAESPAVETGFTVHSPMVGTFYRAPNPESPDFVKVGDTVAVGQTLCIIEAMKLLNEIEAEKAGVIKQILCENGQGVEFDQPLFVIA; encoded by the coding sequence ATGGATCTTAGAAAACTCAAAACCTTAATCGATCTCGTTGCTGAATCCGGCATCTCAGAATTAGAAGTGAACGAAGGCGAAGATCGCGTTCGCATTGTGAACGCCGGAACATCAAATACTGGCGGTGGGCAAGTGGTTTATGCAAACCCCACACCGATGCAAGCGATGCAGTCTGTCCCTGCTCCCCTTGCCTCCTCAGCTAGCGCACCAGCAGCCGCTGAAAGTCCTGCCGTGGAGACTGGATTCACAGTGCACTCGCCGATGGTCGGCACTTTCTATAGAGCACCCAATCCCGAGTCTCCAGATTTTGTAAAAGTAGGCGATACCGTCGCGGTAGGCCAAACACTGTGCATCATCGAAGCCATGAAATTACTCAATGAGATTGAGGCTGAAAAAGCGGGCGTCATTAAACAAATTCTGTGTGAAAACGGTCAGGGTGTTGAATTCGATCAACCGCTCTTCGTCATCGCTTAA
- the aroE gene encoding shikimate dehydrogenase produces the protein MSSNHTPIHLDTDPSHFPDLDVYAVVGNPIAHSKSPQIHAQFAQQSQQAMHYGYLAAPLNGFMQTATAFFAAGGKGMNVTVPFKLDATAFADIVTSRAELAGAVNTLWIESGKIHGDNTDGSGLVKDLLAQGIRLQDARILLVGAGGAARGVLGPLLDQKPQALVITNRSLDKAQDLSKLFSGTAKVLNVVLSVRSLDNLENAAITDTPFDLVINASAAGLTDESPLSDQAAANIFTPASFAYDMVYGKSTPLMKQALQRGARVSDGLGMLVEQAADAFQIWRGPEVSAHIQPRSVLAQLRS, from the coding sequence ATGAGCTCGAACCACACCCCCATTCATTTGGACACCGACCCTAGTCACTTTCCAGACCTAGATGTGTATGCCGTAGTCGGAAATCCGATTGCACATAGCAAGTCGCCGCAGATTCATGCGCAATTCGCTCAGCAATCTCAGCAAGCAATGCACTATGGATATCTTGCAGCGCCCTTAAATGGTTTTATGCAAACCGCAACCGCATTTTTTGCTGCGGGTGGCAAGGGCATGAACGTCACCGTTCCCTTCAAGCTAGATGCAACAGCATTTGCAGATATTGTTACGTCAAGAGCTGAGTTAGCAGGTGCAGTAAATACTTTGTGGATTGAGTCTGGGAAAATCCATGGGGACAATACCGATGGGTCTGGTTTGGTCAAGGATCTATTGGCTCAGGGTATTCGTTTGCAGGATGCACGCATTTTGTTAGTCGGTGCTGGCGGTGCTGCACGCGGTGTCTTGGGGCCGCTCTTAGATCAAAAGCCACAAGCTTTAGTCATTACCAATCGCTCGCTTGATAAAGCACAAGACTTGAGTAAGCTTTTTTCAGGCACAGCCAAAGTGCTGAATGTTGTTTTATCAGTTCGGTCTTTAGATAACCTTGAGAACGCTGCAATTACAGACACCCCATTTGATCTGGTCATCAATGCCAGTGCCGCGGGTTTAACAGATGAATCCCCACTAAGCGATCAGGCTGCAGCTAATATTTTTACACCTGCTAGCTTTGCCTATGACATGGTGTACGGCAAGAGTACGCCATTGATGAAGCAGGCCCTGCAGCGGGGTGCGCGAGTGAGTGATGGCTTGGGGATGTTGGTTGAGCAAGCTGCTGATGCATTCCAGATTTGGCGCGGACCTGAAGTGAGTGCCCATATTCAACCCCGTTCAGTCTTAGCTCAATTACGTTCTTGA
- the mpl gene encoding UDP-N-acetylmuramate:L-alanyl-gamma-D-glutamyl-meso-diaminopimelate ligase, protein MHIHILGICGTFMGGIAAIARQAGHRVTGCDANVYPPMSTQLEAQGIELIEGYSPEQLSQFETMPDLFVIGNVVSRGNPLMEAILNQGLPYISGPQWLGEQVLFGRHVLAVAGTHGKTTTSAMLTWILEYNNYKPGYLIGGVPLNFTVSARLGESPFFVIEADEYDTAFFDKRSKFVHYRPRTAILNNLEFDHADIFSDLAAIETQFHHLVRTVPSSGLVVVNGEEPALERVITRGAWAPVETFGQESQNTWGLISLPGDDFTVLHSGKEVATVRWAIDSGVMGRHNQLNALAAIAAANHIGIRPEDAANALGEFRNVKRRLETIGMANEITVYDDFAHHPTAIATTLDGLRRRVGNARILAVLEPRSNTMKLGVMKAQLPASLDKADLIFAYGAKSGKESLGWDLAAVLSPLNQQSARAQAHDDLNVLVKAITKEAKPGDHILVMSNGGFGGVHQKILQAL, encoded by the coding sequence ATGCATATTCATATCTTAGGCATTTGCGGCACCTTCATGGGCGGCATTGCTGCTATCGCCAGGCAGGCAGGCCATCGTGTAACGGGGTGTGATGCAAACGTCTATCCACCAATGAGTACCCAGCTTGAAGCGCAGGGTATTGAATTGATAGAAGGATATTCCCCAGAACAATTATCTCAGTTTGAAACCATGCCCGATCTATTCGTGATTGGTAATGTGGTTTCTCGTGGGAATCCGTTGATGGAGGCTATCCTCAATCAAGGCCTGCCTTATATCTCAGGCCCACAGTGGTTGGGAGAGCAAGTTTTATTTGGTCGTCATGTTTTAGCAGTTGCGGGTACGCATGGAAAAACGACCACCTCCGCTATGCTCACATGGATTTTGGAATACAACAATTACAAACCAGGCTACTTAATTGGTGGGGTGCCTCTCAACTTTACGGTATCAGCACGTTTAGGCGAGAGTCCATTTTTTGTCATCGAAGCGGATGAATACGACACTGCCTTTTTTGATAAACGCAGTAAGTTTGTTCACTATCGACCCCGTACTGCAATTCTGAATAATTTGGAATTTGATCACGCCGATATTTTTTCTGATCTGGCAGCAATTGAAACTCAATTTCATCATTTGGTGAGAACAGTGCCTAGTAGCGGTTTGGTCGTTGTTAATGGCGAAGAGCCTGCATTAGAGCGTGTCATTACTCGAGGAGCTTGGGCTCCAGTAGAGACATTTGGTCAAGAGTCACAAAATACGTGGGGGCTGATTTCCTTGCCAGGAGACGATTTCACTGTCTTACATTCCGGTAAAGAGGTGGCCACGGTCAGATGGGCAATAGATTCTGGAGTAATGGGACGCCATAACCAACTCAATGCCTTAGCAGCGATTGCGGCTGCAAATCATATTGGCATTCGTCCTGAGGACGCTGCAAACGCCTTGGGTGAATTTAGGAATGTGAAGCGTCGTTTAGAAACGATTGGCATGGCAAATGAGATCACCGTCTATGACGATTTTGCGCATCATCCCACAGCCATTGCCACCACCCTAGATGGTCTGCGTCGCAGAGTGGGTAATGCCAGAATTTTGGCTGTACTTGAACCTCGTTCTAACACCATGAAGCTTGGCGTGATGAAAGCACAACTCCCTGCCAGCTTAGACAAAGCCGATTTGATTTTTGCCTATGGCGCCAAATCTGGTAAAGAGAGTTTAGGCTGGGATTTAGCAGCAGTCTTGTCGCCCTTGAATCAACAGTCGGCTAGGGCTCAGGCGCATGATGACTTAAATGTTTTGGTCAAAGCAATCACCAAAGAAGCAAAGCCAGGGGATCATATTTTGGTGATGAGCAACGGTGGCTTTGGCGGCGTGCACCAAAAGATTTTGCAAGCACTATGA
- a CDS encoding TlpA family protein disulfide reductase, translated as MNRRQWLTIIAIGFFALLAGVFSSHWINQPQLASEVAIEHFLGHDWQDPDGKPANSANWQGKLLVVNFWASWCPPCVEEMPALSRLQTEFKQQNVLFVGIGIDSPSNIREFLKKTPVTYPIVIGGMDGSNISKEMGNTQGALPFTVVINSQGKAVSSKLGKISEDELKSIIKANL; from the coding sequence ATGAATCGCAGACAGTGGCTCACTATCATCGCAATTGGTTTTTTTGCCCTCCTCGCTGGAGTATTCAGCTCGCACTGGATCAACCAACCCCAGCTAGCCAGTGAGGTCGCTATTGAGCATTTTTTGGGACATGATTGGCAAGATCCTGATGGCAAGCCAGCCAACAGTGCCAATTGGCAAGGCAAGCTCTTGGTAGTCAACTTTTGGGCTTCCTGGTGTCCACCCTGTGTTGAAGAAATGCCGGCTTTGAGCCGCCTTCAAACCGAGTTTAAGCAACAAAATGTCCTATTTGTCGGTATCGGTATCGATTCACCCTCTAATATTCGCGAATTCCTTAAAAAGACTCCAGTTACTTACCCGATAGTGATTGGCGGAATGGATGGCAGCAATATCAGCAAAGAGATGGGGAATACTCAAGGAGCCCTTCCCTTTACGGTTGTCATTAACTCTCAAGGGAAAGCCGTTAGTAGTAAATTAGGAAAAATAAGCGAAGATGAGCTAAAAAGCATCATAAAAGCTAATTTATAG
- the accC gene encoding acetyl-CoA carboxylase biotin carboxylase subunit, giving the protein MFDKILIANRGEIALRIQRACRELGIKTVVVYSTADKEAKYVKLADEAVCIGPPPSPLSYLNMPAIISAAEVTDAEAIHPGYGFLSENADFAERVEKSGFAFIGPKAESIRLMGDKVSAKRAMIKAGVPCVPGSEGALPDDPKEIIATAKRVGYPVIIKAAGGGGGRGMRVVHTEAALINAVNMTREEAGRAFGNPEVYMEKFLEKPRHVEIQILADTHGNAIWLGERDCSMQRRHQKVIEEAPAPGIDRRLIAKIGERCAEACRKIGYRGAGTFEFLYEDGEFFFIEMNTRVQVEHPVTEMITGVDIVQEQIRIAAGLKLAYRQKDIVFRGHAIECRLNAEDPFKFTPSPGRIQSWHMPGGPGIRVDSHAYSGYVVPSNYDSMIGKLISYGNTREQAIRRMQIALSEMVIDGITTNVPLHRELMLDPNFIEGGTSIHYLEHRLEEQAASRGKA; this is encoded by the coding sequence ATGTTCGATAAGATTCTGATTGCTAATCGGGGCGAAATCGCTCTGCGGATTCAACGCGCTTGCCGAGAATTGGGTATCAAAACAGTTGTGGTCTATTCCACTGCCGACAAAGAGGCAAAGTACGTCAAGCTGGCCGATGAAGCGGTTTGCATCGGCCCGCCACCGTCCCCCTTAAGTTACCTCAATATGCCGGCAATTATTTCTGCTGCAGAAGTCACTGATGCTGAGGCGATTCATCCTGGATACGGTTTTCTTTCCGAGAATGCTGACTTTGCAGAGCGTGTTGAGAAATCTGGTTTTGCTTTTATCGGACCCAAAGCGGAGTCCATTCGCCTCATGGGCGATAAAGTCTCTGCCAAACGGGCCATGATCAAAGCGGGCGTTCCCTGCGTACCTGGTTCAGAAGGTGCCCTACCTGATGATCCTAAAGAAATTATTGCAACAGCAAAACGGGTTGGTTACCCAGTGATTATTAAAGCAGCTGGCGGTGGTGGTGGACGCGGCATGCGAGTGGTACATACTGAAGCGGCCCTGATTAATGCCGTCAATATGACGCGTGAAGAAGCGGGCAGGGCCTTTGGCAATCCAGAGGTTTACATGGAAAAGTTTTTAGAGAAGCCACGCCATGTTGAGATTCAGATACTCGCTGATACCCATGGCAATGCCATCTGGTTAGGCGAACGCGATTGCTCGATGCAACGCCGTCACCAAAAAGTGATTGAGGAAGCACCAGCTCCTGGAATTGATCGTCGCTTGATTGCCAAGATCGGCGAGCGTTGTGCCGAGGCCTGCAGAAAAATTGGCTATCGTGGTGCTGGCACATTTGAGTTTCTGTATGAAGATGGCGAATTTTTCTTCATTGAAATGAACACCCGTGTACAGGTTGAGCATCCTGTTACCGAAATGATTACGGGTGTAGATATTGTGCAAGAGCAAATTCGGATTGCAGCCGGTCTGAAGTTAGCCTACCGTCAAAAAGATATTGTCTTTCGTGGACATGCTATCGAGTGCCGCCTCAATGCCGAAGACCCCTTCAAGTTCACACCCAGCCCTGGCCGAATTCAGTCTTGGCATATGCCAGGAGGTCCTGGTATTCGGGTTGACTCTCATGCTTACAGCGGCTATGTAGTGCCATCAAACTATGACTCGATGATCGGCAAACTGATTTCCTACGGCAATACTCGCGAGCAAGCAATTCGTCGCATGCAAATCGCTCTCTCAGAAATGGTGATCGATGGCATCACAACCAATGTCCCGCTGCATCGGGAGTTGATGCTTGATCCGAACTTCATCGAGGGTGGAACCAGTATTCATTACCTAGAGCACCGCCTAGAAGAGCAAGCAGCTAGTCGCGGTAAAGCCTAA